From the Mycoplasmatota bacterium genome, one window contains:
- a CDS encoding helix-turn-helix transcriptional regulator, with protein MQLNNRLKQIVEIVRKDQPITGEQIASKLSVTRATLRPDLAILTMSGILGARPKFGYFYIGMDENVLISRKIKEKNVEEIKSLPIMVSEQTSVYDTIVTMFLEDVGTIIVSQKGYLSGIVSRKDLLKSVIGGGDINKIPVGIIMTRMPNVVFIEPFDEVITAAKKIIEHEIDCLPVVNKEVIEDKEYYKVVGRVTKTNITKLFVELSGE; from the coding sequence ATACAGTTAAATAATCGTCTGAAACAAATTGTAGAAATTGTTCGTAAAGATCAACCGATAACTGGTGAACAAATTGCTTCAAAATTATCGGTTACAAGGGCGACTTTAAGGCCTGATTTAGCCATATTAACGATGTCTGGTATATTAGGAGCGCGACCTAAGTTTGGCTATTTTTATATTGGAATGGATGAAAATGTGCTTATTTCTAGAAAAATCAAAGAGAAAAATGTTGAAGAGATAAAGAGTTTACCGATTATGGTAAGTGAACAAACATCAGTTTACGATACTATTGTTACGATGTTTTTAGAAGATGTTGGGACAATTATTGTGAGCCAAAAAGGGTATTTGTCTGGAATTGTATCTAGAAAAGATTTACTAAAATCAGTAATTGGTGGTGGAGATATTAATAAAATTCCTGTAGGCATTATCATGACAAGAATGCCTAATGTTGTTTTTATTGAACCATTTGATGAGGTGATTACCGCAGCGAAAAAAATTATTGAACATGAAATTGATTGTTTACCTGTTGTCAATAAAGAAGTGATTGAAGATAAAGAGTATTATAAGGTAGTCGGGAGAGTCACCAAAACAAATATTACGAAATTGTTTGTTGAGTTATCTGGGGAGTAA
- a CDS encoding kinase/pyrophosphorylase, producing the protein MRSLIIYVISDSIGETGEQVAKSVISQFEIENYEIRKYSHVLEEDYLKVILEQATKENSIIIYTLVEQRLSHYVNQHCEELQIPYIDLLTPLLNAIAYRTNLKPLREPGINRLLDDKYFKRVEAIEFAVKYDDGKDPRGILKADLVLIGVSRTSKTPLSMYLANKNLLVANVPLVPETPVPKELFQIPSKKILGLTNSPENLNIIRQERLKALGLSGYASYASLERILEEIEYSEKIMKKLGCPIIDISSKAIEETAGIILNLLKKNGFSIIKDN; encoded by the coding sequence ATGAGAAGTTTAATCATCTATGTCATTTCAGATTCTATTGGGGAAACTGGGGAGCAAGTGGCAAAGAGTGTTATTAGTCAATTTGAAATTGAAAACTATGAAATAAGGAAATATTCCCATGTATTAGAAGAAGATTATTTAAAGGTAATTTTGGAACAAGCCACGAAAGAAAATTCAATCATTATTTATACCTTAGTAGAACAAAGACTATCACATTATGTAAATCAGCATTGTGAAGAATTACAAATACCTTATATTGATTTATTAACCCCATTATTGAATGCGATTGCTTATAGAACCAATTTAAAACCATTAAGAGAGCCAGGAATTAATCGATTATTAGATGACAAGTATTTTAAACGTGTCGAAGCAATTGAATTTGCGGTTAAATATGATGATGGAAAAGACCCTAGAGGGATATTAAAAGCTGATTTAGTTTTAATTGGGGTATCTCGTACATCTAAAACACCATTAAGTATGTATTTAGCGAATAAGAATTTGCTGGTAGCTAATGTTCCATTAGTTCCAGAAACACCTGTACCTAAAGAATTATTTCAAATTCCATCTAAAAAAATACTTGGTTTAACTAACTCACCAGAAAATCTCAATATTATTAGACAAGAAAGGTTAAAAGCATTAGGTCTTTCTGGGTATGCGAGTTATGCATCTTTAGAAAGGATTTTAGAAGAAATAGAGTATAGTGAAAAAATAATGAAAAAACTTGGTTGTCCAATTATCGATATTTCATCAAAAGCAATTGAAGAAACAGCAGGTATAATTCTTAATCTATTAAAGAAAAATGGTTTTTCAATAATAAAGGATAATTAA
- the ppdK gene encoding pyruvate, phosphate dikinase, whose amino-acid sequence MGKYVFDFKEGINKGKALLGGKGAALVEMSRLGINVPSGFTIITSTCNLFYEKEEKLWDELKEEIIEQVLQLEKATGKKFGDMVNPLLVSVRSGAAISMPGMMDTILNLGLNDQTVLGLAQKTNNRRFAYDSYRRFIEMFSSVVMGIEKYKFDQIFDFVKEQNHYHHDIDLQEEDLQRIVSEYKKIYQKETGLEFPNDTYEQLFLAIEAVFKSWNNNRAIIYRNIHEIPHDLGTAVNIQSMVFGNMGNQSGTGVAFTRNPSTGENKLFGEYLINAQGEDVVSGVRTPKTIQTLSEEHPQIFEELNTIAKRLENHYLDMQDIEFTIEEGKLYLLQTRNGKRTIQAAIRIAVELVKESKITKKEAISRINPKQLDQLLHPNFDQKELEETQVLTKGLPASPGASSGKVYFNAQDILKAKERGETVILVRQETSPEDIEGMVNAIGIVTSRGGMTSHAAVVARGMGKCCVVGCMEMQVSEQLKEIRVGENIVKEGDYISLDGMTGNVYLGQLKTVDAKAQDNFALFMEWVDEIKRLKVRANADTTKDTQLALNLGAEGIGLCRTEHMFFAEDRILEVRKMILSKTIDERQLALDKLLKIQTEDFINILKLMEGKPCTIRLLDPPLHEFLPTSDEDIKLLCQEMNLPINEVKRRIKDLEEFNPMLGHRGCRLAITYPEIYLMQTRAIIEATITLVEKQMNIIPEIMIPLVVDAREFQSIKALLTKEINQIFKDKDISIPYTLGTMIETPRACLVADEIAEVSQFFSFGTNDLTQMTYGFSRDDSHKYIKSYIEKQIFEKDPFQILDQKGLGKIMNLAIELGRSKNPSLKLGICGEHGGEPSTVEFCHHLGLDYVSCSPYRVPIAKLAAALAVIKKEKEDVS is encoded by the coding sequence ATGGGTAAGTATGTTTTTGATTTTAAAGAGGGAATTAATAAAGGGAAAGCTTTACTAGGAGGAAAAGGGGCTGCCTTAGTAGAAATGAGTCGTCTTGGGATTAATGTTCCGAGTGGTTTTACAATTATCACGAGCACTTGTAATCTTTTTTATGAAAAAGAAGAAAAATTATGGGATGAATTAAAAGAGGAGATTATTGAGCAAGTGTTACAGTTGGAGAAAGCAACTGGTAAAAAATTTGGTGATATGGTTAATCCACTACTTGTATCAGTTCGATCTGGTGCAGCGATATCAATGCCAGGGATGATGGATACAATATTAAATTTAGGATTAAATGATCAAACCGTATTAGGATTAGCACAAAAAACCAATAATCGACGCTTCGCCTATGATAGTTACAGACGGTTTATTGAGATGTTTTCTTCTGTTGTTATGGGGATAGAAAAATATAAATTTGATCAAATTTTTGATTTTGTTAAAGAACAAAATCATTATCATCATGATATTGATTTACAAGAAGAAGACTTACAAAGAATTGTTTCAGAGTACAAAAAAATCTATCAAAAAGAGACAGGATTAGAATTTCCTAATGATACTTATGAACAATTATTTTTAGCGATTGAAGCAGTATTTAAATCATGGAATAATAACCGAGCGATTATTTATCGGAATATCCATGAAATTCCTCATGATTTAGGAACAGCAGTAAATATCCAATCAATGGTTTTTGGAAATATGGGGAATCAAAGTGGAACTGGTGTTGCATTTACTAGAAATCCATCGACTGGGGAGAATAAATTATTTGGAGAATATTTAATTAATGCACAAGGAGAAGATGTTGTTAGTGGTGTCAGAACACCAAAAACAATACAAACATTATCAGAAGAACATCCACAAATATTTGAAGAATTGAATACAATCGCTAAACGTTTAGAGAATCATTATTTAGATATGCAAGATATTGAATTTACTATAGAAGAAGGTAAATTATACCTCCTTCAAACTCGAAATGGTAAAAGAACAATTCAGGCAGCCATTCGTATCGCTGTAGAATTAGTGAAAGAAAGTAAGATTACAAAAAAAGAAGCCATTTCAAGAATAAATCCAAAGCAACTTGATCAGTTACTTCATCCAAATTTTGATCAAAAAGAATTAGAAGAAACACAAGTATTAACAAAAGGCTTACCAGCATCCCCTGGTGCTTCATCTGGTAAGGTATATTTTAACGCCCAAGATATTCTAAAAGCAAAAGAACGAGGAGAGACAGTTATTTTAGTTCGTCAAGAAACTTCACCTGAAGATATTGAGGGGATGGTAAATGCAATCGGAATAGTGACAAGTCGTGGTGGAATGACAAGTCACGCTGCAGTTGTTGCTAGAGGAATGGGTAAGTGTTGTGTTGTTGGTTGTATGGAGATGCAAGTAAGTGAACAATTAAAGGAAATTAGAGTTGGAGAAAATATTGTTAAGGAAGGCGATTATATATCACTAGATGGTATGACAGGAAATGTCTACTTAGGTCAGTTAAAAACAGTGGATGCAAAAGCACAAGATAATTTCGCATTATTTATGGAGTGGGTAGATGAAATTAAACGATTAAAAGTTAGAGCGAATGCAGATACAACAAAAGATACGCAACTTGCATTAAACTTAGGGGCTGAAGGAATTGGCTTATGTCGAACTGAGCATATGTTTTTTGCTGAAGATAGAATCTTAGAAGTAAGAAAAATGATACTATCAAAAACTATAGATGAAAGACAACTTGCTTTAGATAAATTATTAAAAATTCAAACAGAAGATTTTATCAATATATTAAAATTAATGGAAGGTAAACCATGTACCATAAGATTATTAGACCCACCATTACATGAGTTTTTACCAACTAGTGATGAAGATATTAAATTATTATGTCAAGAAATGAATTTACCTATAAATGAGGTTAAAAGAAGAATAAAAGATTTAGAAGAATTTAATCCAATGTTAGGTCACCGCGGATGTAGATTAGCGATTACCTATCCTGAGATTTATTTGATGCAGACAAGAGCGATTATTGAAGCTACAATCACATTAGTTGAAAAACAAATGAACATTATTCCAGAAATAATGATTCCTTTAGTTGTTGATGCTAGAGAATTTCAGTCTATTAAGGCGTTATTAACGAAAGAGATAAATCAGATTTTTAAAGATAAAGACATTTCAATACCATATACATTAGGCACGATGATTGAAACACCGAGAGCTTGTTTAGTTGCAGATGAGATTGCAGAAGTTAGTCAATTCTTTAGTTTCGGTACCAACGACTTAACACAAATGACTTATGGTTTTTCAAGGGATGATAGTCATAAATATATAAAATCCTATATAGAGAAACAGATTTTTGAAAAAGATCCATTTCAAATTCTAGACCAAAAAGGACTTGGAAAAATAATGAATTTGGCGATTGAACTTGGTAGAAGTAAAAATCCATCACTTAAATTAGGAATTTGTGGTGAACATGGTGGTGAACCAAGCACAGTTGAATTCTGTCATCATCTAGGGTTAGATTATGTCTCATGCTCACCATATCGGGTACCAATCGCTAAACTCGCTGCTGCTTTAGCAGTTATAAAAAAGGAAAAGGAGGATGTATCATGA
- a CDS encoding tryptophanase has protein sequence MKTKYVAPPYRIKMVEPIKMTTKEERIEYLREAGYNPFALNSEDVYVDLLTDSGTGAMSHYQWGALMQGDEAYAGSRSYFHLEKVVKEITNYQYVIPAHQGRGAEQVVLPQLVNHEGMYFISNMHFDTTRAHVEIAGARAIDVVISECFDTETYHPFKGNFDLEKLEKEILNKGPENIAGIIITVTNNSAGGQPVSMENIRLTKEIANKYHIKTIIDGARYAENSFFIKQREKGYENKSIKEIAQEIFSYGDIFLMSAKKDGLVNIGGIIAIKEDTELYQKCRTYIVPMEGFPTYGGLAGRDMEALAVGLQEALDEEFLRHRIDQVRYLGDRLREAGIPIQYPAGGHAVFVDCKKICPHIPYYQFPAQAVCNEVYIESGVRAVEIGSFLLGRNPDTKENLQSPLEFMRLTIPKRTYTYAHLDVVANAVIEVYKRRDTLVGFDFEYEPPVLRHFTARLKPVSK, from the coding sequence ATGAAAACAAAATATGTAGCGCCACCATATCGTATAAAGATGGTAGAGCCAATTAAAATGACGACAAAAGAAGAGAGAATTGAGTATTTAAGAGAAGCAGGATATAATCCATTTGCCTTGAATAGTGAAGATGTTTATGTTGATTTATTAACAGATAGCGGAACTGGAGCGATGAGTCACTATCAATGGGGTGCTTTAATGCAAGGTGATGAGGCTTATGCAGGAAGTCGTAGTTATTTCCATTTAGAAAAGGTCGTAAAGGAAATAACAAATTATCAATATGTGATTCCAGCGCATCAAGGACGGGGAGCAGAACAAGTAGTATTACCGCAATTAGTAAACCATGAAGGAATGTATTTTATTAGTAATATGCATTTTGATACCACACGAGCACATGTTGAGATAGCAGGTGCTAGAGCGATTGATGTTGTCATAAGTGAATGCTTTGATACAGAAACTTATCATCCGTTTAAAGGGAATTTTGATTTAGAAAAACTTGAAAAAGAAATACTTAATAAAGGACCAGAAAATATTGCTGGTATAATTATTACCGTGACAAATAACTCAGCCGGTGGACAACCTGTTAGTATGGAAAATATTCGTTTGACCAAAGAAATTGCGAATAAATATCATATTAAAACAATCATAGATGGTGCTCGTTACGCTGAAAATTCATTTTTCATAAAACAAAGAGAAAAAGGATATGAAAATAAGTCAATTAAAGAAATTGCCCAAGAAATATTTAGCTATGGCGACATTTTCTTGATGAGCGCTAAAAAAGATGGGTTAGTTAATATCGGAGGAATTATTGCGATTAAAGAAGATACTGAACTTTATCAAAAATGTCGTACTTATATTGTTCCGATGGAAGGATTCCCAACTTATGGTGGTTTAGCAGGACGTGATATGGAAGCATTAGCCGTTGGTTTACAAGAAGCATTAGATGAAGAATTTTTGCGTCATCGGATTGATCAAGTTCGCTATCTAGGTGACCGATTAAGGGAAGCTGGTATTCCTATTCAATACCCAGCAGGAGGACATGCTGTTTTTGTTGATTGCAAAAAAATATGTCCACATATCCCATATTATCAATTTCCTGCGCAAGCTGTTTGCAACGAAGTGTATATAGAATCTGGTGTTAGAGCGGTTGAAATCGGATCATTCTTATTAGGACGTAACCCAGATACAAAAGAAAATTTACAAAGTCCATTAGAATTCATGAGACTTACAATTCCTAAAAGAACGTATACTTATGCTCATTTAGATGTTGTTGCTAATGCTGTGATTGAAGTTTATAAACGTCGTGATACCTTAGTAGGTTTTGATTTTGAATATGAACCTCCTGTACTTCGTCATTTTACCGCGAGATTAAAACCAGTTAGTAAATAA
- a CDS encoding type II toxin-antitoxin system Phd/YefM family antitoxin, with product MPNIKPVSDLRNYNEVLKDITIGAPVFLTKNGRGRYAIVDIEEYEKNQATIKLMSKLLEAEQAVKNGNEWLTEDQVKKDLGV from the coding sequence ATGCCAAATATTAAACCTGTCTCAGATTTGAGAAATTATAATGAAGTATTAAAAGATATTACCATTGGTGCACCTGTATTTTTGACAAAAAATGGACGAGGAAGATACGCTATTGTTGATATTGAAGAATATGAAAAAAATCAAGCTACAATTAAGTTGATGTCTAAATTACTGGAAGCTGAACAAGCTGTTAAAAATGGTAATGAATGGTTAACTGAAGACCAAGTAAAGAAGGATTTGGGAGTGTAA
- a CDS encoding type II toxin-antitoxin system RelE/ParE family toxin: MHKLRLNPLAKQDLIDIKEYILTEFDNPSAAANVIKSIIKSYEKLKEFPMFGALLSSKIDIKSDYKYLISGEYIIFYKVENPYVSIYRILSYRRDYIKILFKEV, encoded by the coding sequence ATGCATAAACTAAGATTAAACCCTCTTGCTAAACAAGACTTAATAGATATAAAAGAGTATATCTTAACAGAGTTTGATAATCCTTCCGCAGCAGCTAATGTAATAAAAAGTATTATTAAGAGTTATGAAAAGTTAAAAGAATTTCCAATGTTTGGTGCCCTTTTATCATCAAAAATTGATATTAAATCTGATTATAAATATTTGATTTCAGGAGAATATATAATTTTTTATAAGGTTGAAAATCCTTATGTCTCAATTTATAGAATCTTATCTTATAGAAGGGATTATATTAAAATTTTATTTAAAGAAGTGTAA
- a CDS encoding 3-aminobutyryl-CoA ammonia lyase: MEEVMIRLRMSAHDAHYGGGLVDGARMLALFGDVATELLIRLDGDEGLFRAYESVEFLAPVYAGDYIEAVGRIIKKGNTSRKMEFEARKVIHPRSDINDSACDVLEEPIIVCKAVGTCVVPKEKQR, translated from the coding sequence ATGGAAGAAGTGATGATTAGACTTCGAATGAGTGCACATGATGCTCATTATGGTGGTGGATTAGTTGATGGAGCAAGGATGTTAGCATTATTTGGAGATGTAGCGACTGAGTTATTAATTCGTCTTGATGGTGATGAGGGATTATTTAGAGCGTATGAAAGTGTTGAATTTTTAGCACCAGTTTATGCTGGAGATTATATTGAAGCAGTGGGGCGAATTATTAAAAAGGGAAATACCTCAAGAAAAATGGAGTTTGAAGCGAGAAAAGTAATCCATCCTCGTAGTGATATCAATGATTCAGCGTGTGATGTATTAGAGGAACCTATTATAGTTTGTAAAGCAGTCGGTACATGTGTTGTACCTAAAGAAAAACAACGTTAG
- a CDS encoding 3-keto-5-aminohexanoate cleavage protein, giving the protein MEKLIITAAICGAEVTKEHTNAIPYTIDEIVREAYGAYKAGASIIHLHVREDDGTPTQSKDRFKEAIDAIKAHCPDVIIQPSTGGAVGMSCDERLQPIELNPEMATLDCGTLNFGGDDIFVNTENDIKEFARRIQEKNIKPELECFEKGHIDMVLRLHKKGFIKGPLHFSFVLGVNGGMSGELRDFLYMKESLPQDTTYSVAGIGRYEFPLATVSILSGGHVRVGFEDNIYLKKGQLAQSNGELVEKVVRLAKELGREIATPDEARKILGINK; this is encoded by the coding sequence ATGGAAAAACTAATAATTACTGCAGCGATATGTGGCGCAGAAGTAACCAAAGAACATACTAATGCAATTCCTTATACAATTGATGAAATTGTACGTGAAGCATATGGTGCTTACAAAGCAGGTGCTAGCATTATCCATTTACATGTAAGAGAGGATGATGGAACACCAACACAAAGCAAAGATCGTTTTAAAGAAGCGATAGATGCGATTAAGGCACATTGCCCAGATGTTATTATACAACCATCAACTGGTGGGGCAGTTGGTATGAGTTGTGATGAGAGATTACAACCAATTGAACTTAATCCTGAAATGGCAACCCTTGATTGTGGAACACTTAATTTTGGTGGAGATGATATCTTTGTTAATACAGAAAATGATATTAAAGAGTTTGCTCGTCGCATTCAAGAAAAAAATATTAAACCAGAATTAGAGTGCTTTGAAAAAGGGCATATCGATATGGTATTAAGACTTCATAAAAAAGGGTTTATTAAGGGACCACTTCACTTTAGTTTTGTTTTAGGTGTTAATGGGGGGATGAGCGGAGAATTAAGAGATTTCTTATATATGAAAGAATCATTGCCACAGGATACTACTTATTCAGTAGCTGGAATTGGTCGTTATGAATTTCCACTAGCTACAGTATCTATTTTAAGTGGAGGTCATGTAAGAGTTGGTTTTGAGGATAATATCTATCTTAAAAAAGGTCAATTAGCGCAATCAAATGGTGAATTAGTCGAGAAAGTTGTACGACTAGCCAAAGAATTAGGGAGAGAAATTGCAACACCAGATGAAGCGCGTAAAATATTAGGAATAAATAAATAG